A region of Vitis vinifera cultivar Pinot Noir 40024 chromosome 13, ASM3070453v1 DNA encodes the following proteins:
- the LOC104881149 gene encoding uncharacterized protein LOC104881149 isoform X2 — protein MAFNSSTPEMNLKLLINKKDNKVVFAEAEKDFIDFLFNLLTLPIGTITGFLPKEICLGGLHESMKKLEEAYLQPNQSPDSPLKLNTPAYAILPFFNPSSSRSYGHVLGLVTYMVTDDLSITPMSLTETMALFKKYNIEEVGVLEEKVVAIGLDEALQILKGALQSKAALTKAFLEKEETKAKVNHRMDNHNQPLIIEPSSHQIDYQPSTIEPPSYQIDCRPSTIKPPSHQIYRQPLTLELPSHQVDCQPSTIKLPSHQIDCKPPKPATTLVTIQIKPMSHVGLYGKPRSSGEVFPLDV, from the exons ATGGCTTTCAACTCAT CAACCCCTGAGATGAACTTGAAGCTTCTAATCAACAAAAAGGACAATAAAGTTGTCTTTGCTGAAGCTGAAAAAGATTTCATAGATTTCCTATTCAACCTCCTGACTTTGCCTATTGGTACCATTACGGGTTTCCTCCCAAAAGAAATTTGTCTAGGAGGCCTGCATGAGAGTATGAAAAAACTGGAGGAAGCTTACTTGCAGCCTAACCAGAGCCCAGACTCGCCCTTGAAGTTGAACACACCAGCCTATGCTATTCTTCCTTTCTTTAATCCTTCTTCATCAAGGAGTTATGGTCATGTGCTGGGCTTGGTTACCTACATGGTGACTGATGACTTGTCGATTACACCCATGTCCTTGACCGAAACCATGGCTTTGTTTAAGAAGTACAATATAGAAGAAGTTGGTGTTCTCGAGGAGAAGGTGGTTGCAATTGGCCTTGATGAG GCTTTGCAGATATTGAAGGGTGCTCTGCAGTCCAAGGCAGCTCTCACTAAAGCCTTccttgagaaagaagaaacaaaagccAAAGTTAACCATCGAATGGACAACCACAACCAACCGTTGATCATTGAACCGTCTAGCCATCAAATCGACTACCAACCATCGACCATTGAACCCCCTAGCTATCAAATTGACTGCCGACCATCTACCATTAAACCGCCTAGCCATCAAATTTATCGTCAACCATTGACCCTTGAACTGCCTAGCCATCAAGTCGACTGCCAACCATCAACCATTAAACTGCCTAGCCATCAAATCGATTGCAAACCGCCTAAACCAGCAACCACACTGGTGACCATCCAAATAAAGCCCATGTCACATGTTGGGCTCTATGGTAAACCCAGGAGTAGTGGAGAAGTCTTTCCTTTGGATGTGTAA
- the LOC104881149 gene encoding uncharacterized protein LOC104881149 isoform X1, translating to MAFNSSTKATPEMNLKLLINKKDNKVVFAEAEKDFIDFLFNLLTLPIGTITGFLPKEICLGGLHESMKKLEEAYLQPNQSPDSPLKLNTPAYAILPFFNPSSSRSYGHVLGLVTYMVTDDLSITPMSLTETMALFKKYNIEEVGVLEEKVVAIGLDEALQILKGALQSKAALTKAFLEKEETKAKVNHRMDNHNQPLIIEPSSHQIDYQPSTIEPPSYQIDCRPSTIKPPSHQIYRQPLTLELPSHQVDCQPSTIKLPSHQIDCKPPKPATTLVTIQIKPMSHVGLYGKPRSSGEVFPLDV from the exons ATGGCTTTCAACTCAT CAACCAAAGCAACCCCTGAGATGAACTTGAAGCTTCTAATCAACAAAAAGGACAATAAAGTTGTCTTTGCTGAAGCTGAAAAAGATTTCATAGATTTCCTATTCAACCTCCTGACTTTGCCTATTGGTACCATTACGGGTTTCCTCCCAAAAGAAATTTGTCTAGGAGGCCTGCATGAGAGTATGAAAAAACTGGAGGAAGCTTACTTGCAGCCTAACCAGAGCCCAGACTCGCCCTTGAAGTTGAACACACCAGCCTATGCTATTCTTCCTTTCTTTAATCCTTCTTCATCAAGGAGTTATGGTCATGTGCTGGGCTTGGTTACCTACATGGTGACTGATGACTTGTCGATTACACCCATGTCCTTGACCGAAACCATGGCTTTGTTTAAGAAGTACAATATAGAAGAAGTTGGTGTTCTCGAGGAGAAGGTGGTTGCAATTGGCCTTGATGAG GCTTTGCAGATATTGAAGGGTGCTCTGCAGTCCAAGGCAGCTCTCACTAAAGCCTTccttgagaaagaagaaacaaaagccAAAGTTAACCATCGAATGGACAACCACAACCAACCGTTGATCATTGAACCGTCTAGCCATCAAATCGACTACCAACCATCGACCATTGAACCCCCTAGCTATCAAATTGACTGCCGACCATCTACCATTAAACCGCCTAGCCATCAAATTTATCGTCAACCATTGACCCTTGAACTGCCTAGCCATCAAGTCGACTGCCAACCATCAACCATTAAACTGCCTAGCCATCAAATCGATTGCAAACCGCCTAAACCAGCAACCACACTGGTGACCATCCAAATAAAGCCCATGTCACATGTTGGGCTCTATGGTAAACCCAGGAGTAGTGGAGAAGTCTTTCCTTTGGATGTGTAA